A region of Synergistaceae bacterium DNA encodes the following proteins:
- a CDS encoding DnaJ domain-containing protein, whose amino-acid sequence MGISVKVAHNLQILGLPPDATSSEIRAAFRRLARTCHPDVVGKQGARKFEQITGAYTFLKNLSQDELNEEVRSEVPSAPKVSGWKWKGSWRRKRQVQEHLEEDRRKETEREAEEQVHRSREASVEAILSSAEQALEDLLVRVEQETRSCSTQDLTLRLSSGIPQVRHLALSRLGTLVNRRELLDAVLSLLQNWEIDEKTARLVSLLPLNLENHRTLAKHLVNKASEMPELLLVYLLRLSGSREADQDLLERYIQKAAPKGVALILRQWPQESFVSPSTLRFLLVREEPVILVSLLNLMKQRSIPCPEWARERLKTHLAHPNAAVRVWAKALLSDDLQ is encoded by the coding sequence ATGGGTATTTCGGTTAAAGTAGCGCATAATTTACAGATTTTAGGCTTGCCACCAGATGCCACGTCCTCGGAAATCCGAGCAGCGTTTCGCCGTCTTGCGCGAACCTGTCACCCGGACGTGGTGGGCAAACAGGGTGCGCGTAAATTCGAGCAGATCACCGGAGCTTATACATTTCTCAAAAATCTAAGTCAAGACGAGCTTAACGAAGAGGTACGGAGCGAGGTTCCCTCCGCACCGAAGGTGTCCGGCTGGAAGTGGAAGGGAAGCTGGCGTCGCAAGAGACAGGTACAAGAACACCTAGAGGAAGACCGTAGAAAAGAAACGGAGCGAGAAGCGGAGGAACAGGTTCATCGCTCGCGGGAGGCCTCTGTGGAGGCGATTTTGAGCTCCGCTGAACAGGCTCTGGAAGACCTCTTGGTCCGTGTCGAGCAGGAAACCCGGAGTTGCAGCACCCAGGACTTGACACTTCGCCTTTCCAGCGGAATTCCCCAAGTGCGTCACCTTGCCCTTTCTCGGCTGGGGACGTTGGTCAATCGCCGCGAACTTCTGGATGCGGTTCTTAGTCTGTTGCAAAATTGGGAGATCGACGAAAAAACAGCCCGTTTGGTCTCTTTACTCCCCTTAAATCTGGAAAATCACAGAACCTTGGCCAAACATCTGGTGAACAAGGCCTCAGAGATGCCTGAGTTGCTGTTAGTCTATTTATTGCGCCTCTCAGGCTCGCGAGAAGCGGATCAAGACCTTCTGGAGCGATACATCCAGAAAGCCGCCCCCAAGGGCGTTGCCTTGATCCTGCGGCAGTGGCCTCAAGAGTCCTTTGTTTCACCCTCCACCTTACGCTTTCTTCTGGTACGGGAGGAACCCGTTATACTTGTCTCTTTGCTCAACCTTATGAAACAACGTTCCATTCCCTGCCCAGAATGGGCGCGTGAGCGCCTGAAGACTCATCTTGCCCACCCCAACGCAGCCGTGCGCGTATGGGCCAAGGCCCTTCTGTCAGATGATCTACAATAG
- a CDS encoding Hsp70 family protein produces MASCGEKRGVEVMEANRNVTIGIDLGTRNALCAVLDGDRPVVIPNRWGRASTPSVVGWDEGWIVGEDAVRLSLRKPSPVWWDLKRKVGGDFRAFCGGKIYKAENLLTPLLGVLREDAEAFLGQFVSSCVLAVPAGFSLSQRKAMTQAAEEAGLRDVRTVAEPTAAALAFGREGRFLILDFGAGTVDVSVVESEGGVWQVLESVGSARIGGYDFDLALAEWLKERLGFGALPADDPRWRTLILEAEAIKITLSSSRSCDWTPPAMGKGSFSYPSLRIEREDLERMVRFSIRRIVHVVQKMWEQYKPEHLLFVGGSSRMPLLREILEKEVTHPERLSLCAEESIATGAALYTQGGKKRLLLDVLSGDIGFLRDGAPEILIPAGTPVPFTARTTFVPLRSGQMEVPVFQKLADMRGDAQEERTVLSLLELEVTEGLEVELRCVLSAAGSISFSVKHKNALAETPLSPKNENMEATSDFSSRQRIRALKLRLTSLEILLSPSHLDRLHRLVRCIEDVEDEDSSLEILETVVKNLEVALS; encoded by the coding sequence ATGGCGAGCTGTGGGGAGAAGCGGGGGGTCGAAGTGATGGAGGCTAATCGCAACGTGACGATCGGGATAGACTTGGGAACGCGAAACGCCCTCTGTGCCGTCTTGGACGGGGACCGTCCAGTGGTGATTCCCAACCGATGGGGACGCGCGTCCACTCCGTCCGTGGTAGGGTGGGATGAAGGTTGGATCGTGGGGGAAGATGCCGTGCGCCTATCCCTTCGAAAACCCTCTCCCGTTTGGTGGGACCTCAAACGTAAGGTGGGCGGAGACTTTCGCGCTTTCTGCGGCGGAAAGATCTATAAGGCGGAGAACCTGCTGACGCCACTGCTCGGTGTCCTGCGAGAGGATGCCGAGGCTTTTTTAGGGCAGTTTGTCTCCTCCTGCGTGTTGGCCGTCCCCGCCGGTTTTTCTCTCTCTCAAAGAAAGGCCATGACCCAGGCCGCTGAGGAGGCGGGCCTGAGGGATGTCCGCACTGTAGCCGAGCCGACGGCGGCGGCGTTGGCTTTTGGGCGCGAGGGACGTTTTTTGATATTGGACTTCGGCGCTGGAACAGTGGACGTCTCCGTCGTGGAAAGCGAAGGCGGGGTGTGGCAGGTTTTGGAGAGCGTGGGTAGCGCCAGAATCGGCGGCTACGATTTTGACCTCGCTTTGGCGGAGTGGCTGAAGGAGCGATTAGGATTCGGCGCTTTGCCCGCTGATGACCCACGTTGGCGCACGTTGATCTTGGAGGCGGAGGCGATCAAAATCACCCTTTCCTCTAGCCGAAGTTGCGATTGGACACCTCCGGCTATGGGCAAAGGAAGTTTCAGTTACCCCAGTCTTCGGATCGAGCGGGAAGACCTGGAGCGCATGGTTCGTTTTTCGATCAGGCGTATCGTGCACGTGGTGCAGAAGATGTGGGAACAATACAAGCCGGAACACCTGTTATTTGTGGGAGGGTCTAGCCGTATGCCTCTTTTGCGCGAGATACTGGAGAAAGAGGTGACGCATCCTGAGCGCTTGAGCCTCTGTGCGGAGGAGTCCATCGCGACGGGGGCAGCGCTCTACACTCAGGGGGGAAAGAAGCGGCTGCTACTGGACGTGCTGTCCGGGGACATCGGTTTTTTGCGGGACGGCGCTCCGGAGATCTTGATTCCAGCCGGAACACCCGTGCCCTTCACGGCTCGGACGACTTTTGTGCCGCTCCGATCAGGACAGATGGAGGTACCCGTTTTTCAGAAACTAGCCGACATGCGGGGCGACGCCCAGGAAGAGCGAACGGTTCTCTCTCTCTTGGAGTTGGAGGTCACGGAGGGTTTGGAGGTCGAACTCCGCTGTGTCCTTTCCGCCGCAGGCTCGATCAGTTTCAGCGTAAAACACAAAAACGCGCTTGCGGAAACGCCTCTTTCACCCAAGAACGAGAATATGGAGGCGACCTCAGATTTTTCCTCCCGGCAACGGATTCGCGCGTTGAAATTACGCCTGACTTCCCTGGAGATCCTTCTTTCACCTTCGCATTTGGACAGACTTCACCGTCTGGTGCGCTGTATCGAGGATGTAGAAGACGAGGACTCCTCGCTAGAGATTCTAGAGACAGTTGTCAAAAATCTGGAAGTTGCGCTATCCTAA